A single region of the Aeromicrobium chenweiae genome encodes:
- a CDS encoding MlaE family ABC transporter permease — MSDKTALSMITQVPNRFGAFLDSLGHQMLFYLRVFRSIPRAVRNYRKEIVRLLAEVTLGSGSLAVIGGTVGVIGAMCFFTGTSVGIQGYAALDQLGTAALTGFISAYFNTREIAPIVAGIALAATVGCGFTAQLGAMRISEEVDALETMAIPSLPFLVTTRVIAGLIAVVPLYIVGLLASYFATRLTVTWINGQSSGTYDHYFNTFLPPQDVLWSFVKVLIFAVVVILIHCYYGYYASGGPAGVGVAVGLAIRTSIVAVNVVDLLASMAIWGTNVTVRLAG, encoded by the coding sequence ATGTCCGACAAGACAGCTCTGTCGATGATCACGCAGGTGCCGAACAGGTTCGGCGCCTTCCTGGACAGCCTCGGCCACCAGATGCTGTTCTACCTGCGCGTCTTCCGCTCGATCCCGCGCGCCGTGAGGAACTACCGCAAGGAGATCGTGCGGCTCCTGGCCGAGGTCACCCTCGGCTCGGGCTCGCTCGCGGTGATCGGCGGCACGGTCGGCGTCATCGGGGCGATGTGCTTCTTCACCGGCACGTCGGTCGGCATCCAGGGCTACGCCGCGCTCGACCAACTCGGCACCGCGGCACTGACCGGATTCATCTCCGCCTACTTCAACACCCGGGAGATCGCCCCCATCGTCGCGGGCATCGCGCTCGCCGCGACCGTCGGCTGCGGCTTCACCGCGCAGCTCGGCGCGATGCGGATCAGCGAGGAGGTCGACGCCCTCGAGACGATGGCGATCCCGTCGCTGCCGTTCCTGGTCACCACCCGCGTGATCGCGGGCCTCATCGCCGTCGTGCCGCTGTACATCGTCGGTCTGCTGGCGTCCTACTTCGCGACCCGGCTGACGGTGACCTGGATCAACGGGCAGAGCTCTGGCACGTACGACCACTACTTCAACACGTTCCTGCCACCCCAGGACGTCCTCTGGTCGTTCGTGAAGGTCCTGATCTTCGCGGTCGTCGTGATCCTCATCCACTGCTACTACGGCTACTACGCCAGCGGTGGTCCCGCCGGCGTCGGCGTGGCCGTGGGACTGGCCATCCGTACCTCGATCGTCGCGGTCAACGTCGTGGACCTGCTCGCCTCGATGGCGATCTGGGGCACGAACGTGACCGTGAGACTGGCAGGCTGA